Below is a window of Bacteroidota bacterium DNA.
TCAGGTAATGCTCATATTCACGACTACATCCATTCGATAGATTCAAGCTTAAGCTAATTCTGAAAAGGCTATCCGTATCGTAAGATGTTGTAATAAGCAAAAATAGCATTTGATGTGTTTGTGCAGGATCACTAATGTATTTCATAATGGGCCATTGTCCGAATTCAGTTTCAATTTTTGCATCGCTAATTGTCCAAGCAGTTCCATAGTCGTTCCAGCTCAAACCAGTTGGTAATTGAAATGTATAGTAGCTGGTATCTGAATGACAAGAAATGTCAGGATCGGCTGCTGTTCCTGCATTAAATATGGTTTTGTGGTTAATGAAATAAGGAATTATTTTTCCTCCCTGAGGAACAGTGGGGTAAATATACCTGCTTGCCCAAATCGTATCATTTCCTCTTCTGTCATCACTACCAAAGCGAGAAAAGCATTTGAATTGGAATTGACCACCTACAGTGGAATTAAAAGTTCCTATCCAGAGCGTATCGATTTGATTTGCATTCAAAATATTTACTGACTTGCTAATGGTTTTTGTAAGCGGTCCTGAAATTTGAACCCGAAAGGGGATGTTGTACGTTTTTCCTGCACCGATGTTTTTGGCAATAATATAAACATCCTGCATGCTGTCTCCACATGTACTGTCGGCCGGTAAAAACAATCCAATTAAAGCAATATCGGTTTGTGCAAAAATCTTGATATCATCAATGGCAATGCCTTCATCATTACTTGATCCATCCGCTAAAAAGCGATAGCGAATTTTCACTGAAGTTTCGTTGCCAAAATCACTTAAACTAGCTGTGTATTTTGTCCAAGAGGAATTACTCCCACTAAAATAAGGAGGGGCAAAAGGTCCTCCAGTGTTTGTAGCATTGTAAAAATTGGTGTTAGAACTATCTACTCTTTTCCATGTTTGCCCCTGATCAGTACTTGCTTCTACAACCATCGGATCCCATTTGTTTTCTGTTTCAAGTCGCATGTAAAAAGATAAGCTAGGGCTTGCAAAACCAGAAAAATTAAAGCAGGGAGATTGTAAATAACTTTGGCAATTATCGGGATAATTCGATCCCAAATAGGTCATCCATGACTTACTTCCGCTATATGCTGAATTAATTTTTGTTTGGGCAGGTGCTCCCCATTCCCATGGATTGGTGCTGGTAATAATTCCACTATGCCAATAGCTCGCATTATTTTCAAAGTTTGTGAAATACGGAAAAGAATCAATAGAAGGAGTTGAAAAAAGCGTGTGGGCAAATAAGGTGTCATTCGCATAAAATGTATCAGTTGCCAAGCTCGACCAAGCTGTAATTTCGAAATTGCCATAGGATGAGAAATCTGCTTTTTGCGAAAATGAAAATAGGATACTAGAATTTGAAGCAATAGACTGCGTACATGTATCAATTACCGCATTTGCCCCATTGATTTGGTAGCCTACTATAACTGTGTTTTGGGTTTGAATTCCATTATTTTTAATACGAATAGAAATATCCTCAGAAGAACTTGCTCCACAGCCAGAAGTTGTGATGATCTGGTCAATCGACACATCATGCTGATAAATGATTTTTTCCCATGAATATGATAGACCTGGGGGAGGAGAAATACTGCTTGTTATTCGGCATCTGTCGCTGTTGTTTGTTCCATTTTTTGAATTGCTCCAATTATCTGAATTTCCGATTTTTCGATTACTGAAATCTGTATTGCTATATCCTCTTAAGCCCACTTCAAATAAATTATCGATAGAATTTGTATAGCCAGCTAATTCACAACGCCCATAAACAATGTCAATTTTATTCGTTGATTCCGATAAACGGATTTGAAAATCGAGGCTATCGCCATTGAATCCATATCTTTTAAAGTTCAACCATTGCACAACAAATACCCGATTTGGAGCTGTTCCTATCGATTGAGATCTAAGTTCACCATTTGATTGTCCCTTCAAATCGTAGGTTAAAGCAGAAACGATGTTTGCGGTTCCATCCGGATCACTAATTGGGTTATAGGTTTCAACAATCGATGAGCCAAATGCAATGTAACCGTTGCTATTGATACTTATTTTCGTATAGGTTTGTCCGTTAAAGAGGAAACTGAAGCCGATACTTAGTCCGCTATAACTGGCATCATCAACTGTAGCAGAACCATGTTGTGTTCCACCACTAATCGGATTAAAACCTGTGATAGTATCCTGAAAGGTATAATTTCTGACTTGTGCTGTTAATTGAAAGTTTAGAAATAACAGAAGAGAAATAATGAATGCTTTAATCAGGTTCATAATGTTATAATTTGAAAGAAATTAGAGTTTGTATCAAGGATTAATTTAGATATAAAATATTGAACAAGGTAAAGTACTTTCATATTGAATTTCATGGAACTGAACGATTAATGTTGTGAAAGTGTTAAAGTTAGCATGTGTTCTATCCAATAAAAGTTGTAATGTATTGGAGTTATTTTTTGATAAATAGTGAGTTGTAGAAGTTCCTTTCGGAAATGACTGAAATTGTATACAATCCGCTTTCAAGATATGAGACATCAATATCAAGATTATTTACTCCCATAATTTGTTGAGTAGAACATGTCTTTCCATTGATATCTATGATTCGGATTGTATAAACTGCTAGCTTATTTAATCCATCGATTCTCAATATTTCTGAAGCTGGATTGGGGTAAAATTCAGGGAAGTCATTTGATATTTCAGTTTTACCGACAGTAACTTTTGGGTAATAATAAGAAGTGCTTTTACAATATCCATCTATATTTACTAATACTGATAAAGTATCAATTCCTATGTTTTGCCATTTTACTTGTACTTTATAGGTTCCCTGACCAGCTAATATCAATCCCTTTTGTATGAACCAATAATAATTTGCGTTTGTAATAGAATCTGTTCTAAAGTCAAAAACAGAATCAATTACAGTATAATTATTGCCAATTATTGGTCTGTTTCCTATGGGTAATCCATCTTGTAAATAGATGGTGTCAGTGGAATAATTCCCACAAAAATCGGTGCCAAATGCTATGAGTCGACCAGGTCCTAGTTTAACGCATAATCTTGAAGTATCGCCATTTGACCACAAGAATTGAAAATTCGGAGTTCCTCCTATAATTGTGTTTATTCTGGCCTTTCCATTTTTTGATCCCTGACAAGCTATGTTTTGAATAATATCAGCAGTAATAATAAAGGAATCAGGTTGTTTTATCTCAAAAGTATCATAAATTTCACACTCAAATGAATCAGATGTTTTAAGGAAGTAAAGCCCTGCTTTAGCATGCTTTATTTCTTGCCCTTGAGTTCCATTATTCCATGAATGGGTGAAAGGAGGATTGTCTCCCAATGTTTTGATCTTGATATATCCTGAACTATCATTTCTGCAAAATATATGGGTGAGGCTATCTGTACGTGTGTAAAAGGGATTTGGTTGTAATATCTGAATTGCGCTATGTAATGTGTCGGAAAAAGAATCAGTAACGACCACAGAATAATGACCAGCTGCAACATTGATGATAAAGCTGGTTGTATCTCCATTCGACCAATTATAGGAATAAGGTGGTGTTCCTCCATTTACCATTATGCTTACATATGCTTTTTTGCCATTCCAGCATATATTGTGATGAATTGAGTCGAAAAATGAACTCATTGGAATGTATGGTGGTTCGGTAAGTATAACAGTATCACTGACTGCATTATTGCATGAATCTGAGACAATTACTGAATATTTACCTGCTTTCTGAAAGTAAATGTAGTTTGTTGTATCTCCATTTGACCATACATATCGAAAAGGAGGGGTTCCTTCATGAACCGAAACTCGCGCATAGCCATTTGTTCCATTCCAGATAGTAACATGCTTTATTGAATCAAAATATATAGAATGAAGGCCAGGTTCAAGGATAATGACACTATCATGAAATTGTAAATTGCATGAATCATTTATTGTAACATAGTATAATCCTTCACCAAGATTTGTTGTAGTTTGTAATGTATCACCATTGGACCAAAGATATCTGAAGGGTGGTGTTCCTCCTGTATGTAATATTGTAGCTGAACCATTGGTGCCTCCAAAACAACTAGCGTCCTTTGTATTAAATCCATCGGGAATTGGATAGATTTTTATAGTCTTAAACATTATTGATTGAACTAAGGTGTCACTTTTTTTATAATATTTACAACCAATTGTGTATTCACCAGGTTTTGTAAATTGATGTACCAGAACTCCAGCTTTAATATCAAATCCATTTTGAAATTTTCCTTTCCAGTGAATATTATATAGAGAAGTATCAAGATTTGTATAAAAAAAGTAGTTGCCACATCCTGAGTCAATTACACTAATACTATCTTTTGCAAAATCGCTTCTGTATAATAAAAACTCATAGGATGAACGTCCTAATAAAGGGCATACACTATCATTAAGAAGTACTGTAAATCTTAGAGGCAGTGAGCTAAGATAATTTTGATCAACTTTCCATCCTAAAGTTGCATTTCCATGCTTAACAGAATTATTAGATAACCAGGAAGCATTTGGCAAAGCATTATTATAAAAAATATCAACAAAGTCGTTTGCGTTTTGATCATTTGTTTGCAATGTTAAATTGATTGAATCCCCAGCATTAACATAAATATTTGTAATCGGATTTGTGAGAATAGGTGGTGCGTTTGGTTGACATGAAATAACATGAATATAAAATTCTCGATGTGTATATCCAATTGCCTGATAAATTCCATTAATTTTACGCCATTCAGTTACTTTTATTGATAATAGTGTGTTTTGAACTTTGGTTGGAGTAAATCGTATTTCTCCAGTAATAGGATTTAAATGGAAGCCTTGTGGAAATGTTAAAGTATCATTTGGAAATCCATCATACGTGAGTGGGCTAATAACAGAATAGGAGCCTTTATAAGGACATGATGCATTACGTTCTTTTCTGGGATGTACAAGTTCAAAACTAAGTGAATCAATTAAACCAATACCATGCTGTGTGTCGAGTTCAATTGTACCCATACTTTGTATAAAATGTTGATTTATACATACAATTGTTGCAGGTTCATTTGTAAATACAGGAGAATTATCACATGGTGTTAAGCATCTATTCAATTCTGCGGAAGTAAAGAATGAACAATATTCAGTATTTGAAATACCAGCAGGGCGACAACATTGATAATATTCCATTCTAATATTACAGACATTTCCAATCGAAGAGAATGACACAACTTTCTGATATACATATTTTTCAATTCCAAATACAAAAGGACTTGATTTGTGTTGACATCTTGTTGTAACAATGTTGCAGGTTGGTGTTATATCTATTGAAGACGGTTTTATAATACTAACTGAAAAAAGTGTTGTGTCATTAATTGCATTTAAAAAATTAATTGATTCGTTCCCAATGGGAACTCCATTGCATTCACGATAAATTTCAAGTGTAATAAGGAAACTATCATTTCCAACACACTTCCAAGATAAATCAGAACCAATTATATGAGATGAAAAAGATGATGAAATACAGATGATCTCAAAGAATATAACGAGTACAAAAAGTTGAATGATTTTTTTCATATGCAAAAATGTTAACATCTTAACACGAAACTAAGTTAACATTATTCATATAATATTTATTCATTATGAAAACATTTATACATTTGTTAAGGGTTTTTTCAAATTACTACTATGCTAAAACGATTCATTTTAATATGTTTAGTGTTACTCAGTACTTGCCAGCTGTTTTCTCAAAGTAAAATATATTCAAGTTCAGATACTTTATGTAAAGGCGAAAGTGTGATAATGACAATCGATTCATCACTTCCTTATGATTCAGTTTATTGGTTTAAAAATGATTCACTTTATCTTATTTCTGATACAAACTTTCTAGGCATATTTGATGCTGAACTACTTGATGCAGGATATTACTATTATATATTAAGGGATAGTATCTTTATTGATACAAGTGAAATTCAATACTTACACATTGAAAATGTAAAAGCAAGTTTTACAATTAATGATAGTTCACAGTGTTTTCTTAGTCATTTGTTTATTTTTAATAATGAGAGCTTAAATGCAAAGAATTACAATTGGAACTATGGAGATGGTACTCATGCCAGCACTATAACAGGATTTCATGTTTATACTCGTGCGGATGAATTTACTGTTAAACTAAATGCTGAATCAGAATTTGGATGTGTTGATTCAGTAGCTAAGAAAATTATTGTTAACCGAAAACCAAATAAGCCCATTATTAAATTTCAAGAACCTGATGAAATTATCTGTTATGATATTGCTTCAAATTATTACTGGTTTAGGAATGACACCTTACTTTTTGACAATGCTAAAACTATAAAAGTAAGCGGTTATGGAATATATCGAGTCGTAGTATCTAACGATAGTTGTTTTTCAGATACGTCTGATGTTGTAGACATTGTAAATCATATTTTTTCCACTGAATTTAGTAATTTTCTTTTTTTCCCTAATCCGGTTATTGACCTATTTCAAATCAATCTGGGAAAGTTTTACAACTTTGTTGATGTTGAAATTTTAAATTGTATTGGTCAGAAAGTATTTCGAAAAGAGTATACTAGCGTAGTTAAAATTGAAGAGTCAATATCATTAAAGGGTGGATTATATTATTTAGTTGTTAAAACCAAAGATAGCAAACAATTCATACAGCATTTTATAGTGATTAAATAAGAGGTCATTAATACACAATCTCAATCTCTTCCATCAATAATTGGTTTTCGTCCACACTGTTTTTTATCATTTCCATTTCAATTGTTAATAGATAAATCCCGGGTGGAAGGGTCAGCGCATCTATTTTTTCATGGACTACTTTACTGCATGCTTTATCCTCTTGAATGGAATATTCATATTCAGCAATTGTGTTTCCATCATTTGCATCATAAAGTGTATAATAAAAATAAACTTCTTCGGGGGTGCCAATTTCATAGGTATACACAATCTCAAACGATTCGTCATACTTAAAACTTCGTTTAATTCCTGTAAGCGTTGCTATTTCTTGTCCATGCAATCTTAAATCAACAAAGGCTGTTGTAGTATAAAGCAGGTTTAATTTATTCTTCTTTCGTT
It encodes the following:
- a CDS encoding T9SS type A sorting domain-containing protein; protein product: MNLIKAFIISLLLFLNFQLTAQVRNYTFQDTITGFNPISGGTQHGSATVDDASYSGLSIGFSFLFNGQTYTKISINSNGYIAFGSSIVETYNPISDPDGTANIVSALTYDLKGQSNGELRSQSIGTAPNRVFVVQWLNFKRYGFNGDSLDFQIRLSESTNKIDIVYGRCELAGYTNSIDNLFEVGLRGYSNTDFSNRKIGNSDNWSNSKNGTNNSDRCRITSSISPPPGLSYSWEKIIYQHDVSIDQIITTSGCGASSSEDISIRIKNNGIQTQNTVIVGYQINGANAVIDTCTQSIASNSSILFSFSQKADFSSYGNFEITAWSSLATDTFYANDTLFAHTLFSTPSIDSFPYFTNFENNASYWHSGIITSTNPWEWGAPAQTKINSAYSGSKSWMTYLGSNYPDNCQSYLQSPCFNFSGFASPSLSFYMRLETENKWDPMVVEASTDQGQTWKRVDSSNTNFYNATNTGGPFAPPYFSGSNSSWTKYTASLSDFGNETSVKIRYRFLADGSSNDEGIAIDDIKIFAQTDIALIGLFLPADSTCGDSMQDVYIIAKNIGAGKTYNIPFRVQISGPLTKTISKSVNILNANQIDTLWIGTFNSTVGGQFQFKCFSRFGSDDRRGNDTIWASRYIYPTVPQGGKIIPYFINHKTIFNAGTAADPDISCHSDTSYYTFQLPTGLSWNDYGTAWTISDAKIETEFGQWPIMKYISDPAQTHQMLFLLITTSYDTDSLFRISLSLNLSNGCSREYEHYLKVGENISPEFSVNNTCMGTSSHFANLSTVSSGNLNYHWDFGNGDTSVTANPVYSYAIADSYNVKLIATATSGCTNDYNAQAIVHESPSVSFNLNDMCVNDTAWFINQTPSLFDTINFYWDFGNGLFSTSYNGFSFYDSGQYWITLKALTNHACSDSISKLLTVYPLPIIDFTTHEICLGDTVFMTNSSIDPWGNALTYHWHFNKTDTSTLKEPYFIPTTFGNFDIRLSAFSDKLCSKYLVKYVNVNAIPQADFNYLMPQLCLGDTLKINNNSSIASSDTLNFRWEYGLQDTSTVYSPIVVPDTMGSFSMQLVVQSNKQCADTISKQIQVYEKPYANFTIDNKTICFGDTLKFSNSSFISSGDTLHYVWLFDGIDTSSKENPNYKPTVDGSIDILLTSISSFGCWDTTKQTAIVYELPDASFTNTIQTHGLVDFMPNDTNLLSYLWFFGDGDSSTIKLASHTYKIDQEYKVNLIVSSIESCINKDSSFINITGAGIVNSTYLDNFNVYPNPFKQSVEIEFTLTQPSELNFQLYDLHGKMVFNGKSKLYPSGANKEKLAVDKLASGNYFIRIVNAENQVVMKMITKTK
- a CDS encoding T9SS type A sorting domain-containing protein, which translates into the protein MKKIIQLFVLVIFFEIICISSSFSSHIIGSDLSWKCVGNDSFLITLEIYRECNGVPIGNESINFLNAINDTTLFSVSIIKPSSIDITPTCNIVTTRCQHKSSPFVFGIEKYVYQKVVSFSSIGNVCNIRMEYYQCCRPAGISNTEYCSFFTSAELNRCLTPCDNSPVFTNEPATIVCINQHFIQSMGTIELDTQHGIGLIDSLSFELVHPRKERNASCPYKGSYSVISPLTYDGFPNDTLTFPQGFHLNPITGEIRFTPTKVQNTLLSIKVTEWRKINGIYQAIGYTHREFYIHVISCQPNAPPILTNPITNIYVNAGDSINLTLQTNDQNANDFVDIFYNNALPNASWLSNNSVKHGNATLGWKVDQNYLSSLPLRFTVLLNDSVCPLLGRSSYEFLLYRSDFAKDSISVIDSGCGNYFFYTNLDTSLYNIHWKGKFQNGFDIKAGVLVHQFTKPGEYTIGCKYYKKSDTLVQSIMFKTIKIYPIPDGFNTKDASCFGGTNGSATILHTGGTPPFRYLWSNGDTLQTTTNLGEGLYYVTINDSCNLQFHDSVIILEPGLHSIYFDSIKHVTIWNGTNGYARVSVHEGTPPFRYVWSNGDTTNYIYFQKAGKYSVIVSDSCNNAVSDTVILTEPPYIPMSSFFDSIHHNICWNGKKAYVSIMVNGGTPPYSYNWSNGDTTSFIINVAAGHYSVVVTDSFSDTLHSAIQILQPNPFYTRTDSLTHIFCRNDSSGYIKIKTLGDNPPFTHSWNNGTQGQEIKHAKAGLYFLKTSDSFECEIYDTFEIKQPDSFIITADIIQNIACQGSKNGKARINTIIGGTPNFQFLWSNGDTSRLCVKLGPGRLIAFGTDFCGNYSTDTIYLQDGLPIGNRPIIGNNYTVIDSVFDFRTDSITNANYYWFIQKGLILAGQGTYKVQVKWQNIGIDTLSVLVNIDGYCKSTSYYYPKVTVGKTEISNDFPEFYPNPASEILRIDGLNKLAVYTIRIIDINGKTCSTQQIMGVNNLDIDVSYLESGLYTISVISERNFYNSLFIKK